Proteins encoded in a region of the Deltaproteobacteria bacterium GWC2_65_14 genome:
- a CDS encoding YicC family protein produces MTAEIRTVNHRFLDLHVRCPSKYMGWEVRVRSLLRESLARGKVDLFLAVRDWGKAGASVQVNRELLRRFLDEAGRIREEHRLEMNLSVRDLLGVPDLFVFAPEGDDDAEENWKIAEEAVRGAIRMLLEARRVEGERMRSVIGESVRRLREISDEISPLSRENKELALARFRERIEFLSGEVGTDPARLSQEAAYLADRLDVTEECERMGSHLSGLEGLLRNPGGAVGKRFDFLIQELFREMNTASNKSAHTGISERVVEAKTELEKVREQIQNVE; encoded by the coding sequence GTGACCGCCGAGATCCGCACGGTGAACCACCGTTTCCTGGATCTTCACGTCCGGTGCCCGTCGAAGTACATGGGATGGGAAGTCCGCGTACGCTCCCTCCTTAGGGAATCGCTTGCGCGCGGGAAGGTGGATCTGTTTCTCGCGGTCCGGGATTGGGGGAAAGCCGGGGCAAGCGTGCAGGTGAACCGGGAGCTTCTGCGGCGGTTCCTGGACGAGGCCGGGAGAATCCGGGAGGAGCACCGGCTCGAAATGAACCTGTCGGTCCGCGATCTTCTCGGCGTTCCGGACCTGTTCGTGTTCGCACCGGAAGGGGACGACGACGCGGAGGAGAACTGGAAGATCGCGGAGGAGGCGGTGCGGGGAGCGATCCGCATGCTTCTCGAAGCGAGGAGGGTCGAAGGGGAACGGATGCGTTCCGTGATCGGGGAGTCGGTCCGCAGGCTCCGGGAGATCTCGGACGAGATCTCCCCTCTCTCCCGTGAAAACAAGGAGCTGGCGCTGGCACGGTTCCGGGAGCGGATCGAGTTCCTTTCCGGCGAGGTGGGAACGGACCCGGCGCGGCTTTCCCAGGAAGCGGCCTATCTCGCGGACCGGCTGGATGTGACGGAGGAGTGCGAGCGGATGGGATCCCACCTCTCCGGGCTGGAGGGGCTGCTCCGGAATCCGGGGGGAGCGGTGGGGAAGCGTTTCGACTTCCTCATCCAGGAACTGTTCCGGGAGATGAACACGGCCTCGAACAAGTCGGCGCACACCGGGATTTCGGAACGGGTTGTCGAGGCGAAAACGGAGCTGGAAAAGGTAAGGGAACAGATTCAAAATGTGGAGTAA
- a CDS encoding guanylate kinase has product MRKGSVFVVSAPSGSGKTTICRKLLERVEDLELSVSYSTRPRKRGEADGVDYYFITPEVFDKMINSKVFLEHAFVHGNRYGTSRETVESIVSRGKDALLEIDVQGGRMVKETVPGAVLVAIFPPDREALERRLAGRGRETREEMDERMKAGDREGLELRSYEHHVVNDDLETAVSQVESIIRAHRSRQEGDGRLMGRDNSSTGEE; this is encoded by the coding sequence ATGCGAAAAGGTAGTGTTTTTGTTGTATCCGCTCCCTCGGGATCCGGAAAGACGACGATCTGCAGGAAGCTCCTCGAACGGGTGGAGGACCTCGAGCTCTCCGTTTCCTACTCGACGAGGCCGCGAAAGAGGGGGGAAGCGGACGGGGTGGATTATTATTTCATCACACCCGAAGTTTTTGATAAAATGATAAATTCAAAGGTTTTTTTGGAGCATGCCTTTGTGCACGGGAATCGGTACGGGACCTCCCGGGAGACGGTGGAGTCGATCGTTTCCCGCGGGAAGGATGCCCTCCTCGAGATCGACGTCCAGGGGGGGCGGATGGTGAAGGAAACGGTCCCCGGGGCGGTCCTCGTGGCGATTTTTCCCCCGGACCGCGAGGCGCTGGAGCGCAGGCTGGCCGGAAGGGGGCGGGAAACCCGGGAAGAGATGGACGAGCGGATGAAGGCGGGGGACCGGGAGGGTCTCGAGCTGCGTTCGTACGAGCACCACGTCGTCAACGACGACCTCGAAACCGCGGTTTCGCAGGTGGAATCGATCATTCGGGCCCATCGGTCCAGGCAAGAAGGGGATGGGCGCCTCATGGGACGGGACAACTCGAGTACCGGAGAGGAATAG
- a CDS encoding DNA-directed RNA polymerase subunit omega: MARVTVEDCLHHVTSHFELTVVAAKRAKQLLGGQGASIDTSQRRDKPTVVALREIAQGTVRVKR; this comes from the coding sequence ATGGCCAGAGTCACCGTGGAGGATTGTCTGCATCACGTTACGAGCCACTTCGAACTGACCGTGGTGGCGGCCAAGCGGGCCAAGCAGCTTCTGGGCGGACAGGGAGCCTCGATCGACACCTCCCAGCGCAGGGACAAGCCGACGGTGGTCGCCCTGCGGGAGATCGCCCAGGGGACGGTTCGGGTCAAGCGGTAG